CAGGCGAGGTGGTGGAAGTCACGACGTACGTGCATTAATATATCAGTAAAAAATAACGATGGCTCTTGAGTCGCGGATCACGCAGGAGGAAATCAAGAAGGAGCCAGAGAAGCCCATTGATCGAGAAAAGGTAAGAGCGTAGTTTAGTTTGTTTACCTTATTAGCTCTGAGCTAACCTGGTCTGCCAGCTAAGTGCTAGCTAACAGTTTGGAGACTGGCGGGTTTAGGTTAAGGACAGGCTCCAGTGTTAGACTTTCCAGGATTAGTGTAACATATACGCCGTGTTATGTTATGATATATTACGGTGAGTAGAGGTTAGATAaaactaaatgattaatagCTTCGACAGAATGCTAGTGCTAACGTGCTAGCAAGCATCTATTCATCATCAACCGTTAGTTTAAGGcattgttgtggttgttgttatCAATGACCTATTTGCCTAATTTGGGGTTTTGATCAAAATATTTGACTAAACATGTTCTtcataaatgaaaaatacagtttaaatgtttacattctGGTTCTTACCTATGAAACTACTAAAATGTAGGCTTCAGGCTTCTACGAAACCACAGCATTTTCGGAAAACTGCGGCGTATATCCAGTCCAAAGCTACACCCATTTTAATTACAACTTACCCCGAACAGCCCAGTTATCCTGATGGGTAAAcgctttgtgtttatgttttgtctCTCAAAACCCACGGTGGCTCGTCAGTGGCCTTCAGGAGACAGTCTGGTGGGATGTGAGGTGACAGGACGCTTTCCTGGTGGTCAAAGCAGGTTCATTTAGTTAGATAACTATGTGATTATTACATATATGTATTCAGATATTGTTTACATTGGAACTGTCGTAAAACTCTTAAGAAGAATAATAGTGGTGTTAATATCTACTGttcattgatttaaaaaataaaatgtcgTGTTGTACTTACTGGCGTTgaccaccagagagcactgaacTTTCCAGACTCACTCGGTGTCAAGCTGGACGCAGATAGAGCTGAGGTGAAACCAGAACTTCTGGTTTCAGTTCCTGACCTAAGAAAACCTCGTTCAAAGTCCTGTTGAGTAATAACTTTAAATCCAGCCTTAGAACAGACAGTGCATCTTGCTCACTTTATGTTTTTAGATGAATACCTTAGTACTAATATTGTtgattgtttgatttgttttcagtagCTGATTTAGTGCCACAATATTGCATTATTTAAAGGAATCAATCTATTATGATATTAAAACATGTCTTGTGCACTTACTTTTTTCTTactgttcctgtgtttgtttatgttacaGACCTGCCCTCTTCTGCTGCGAGTATTCACCACCAACAGCGGCCGACATCACAGAGTAGATGAGTTTGCTCGTGGCAATGTCCCCTCCAGTGAACTGCAGATATACACATGGTGAGACTCAAAATGCTTCTctctttgtcattgttgttattCTATGTGTTAACCAGATGCTTGGCAGTGTTGAAGGCAACAAAAGCATCTTGTAGAAGTGTTTGATGTGAATTTCTGTGCGTGTTTCAGGATGGATGCTACTCTGAAAGAACTGACCAGCCTGGTGAAGGAAGTGTATCCAGAGGCCAGGAAAAAGGGAACACACTTTAGCTTCGCCATAGTCTACCCTGACCCCAGGGGGAAAGCATACAGGTTGGTATTGCACCACAGAGCCACAGTCTGGGTTCATGGAACCAGGCCACTTGCTAACAGGGCagttgaatttgtgtgtgttgtgtaaaaCATGTCATCCTCTCCTGCTTCAGGCTGAAAGACATTGGCAGTACTGTGTCCGGCAGGAAGGGTACAGATGACTCCATGACGTTGCAGTCTCAGCGCTTCCAGATCGGAGACTATCTGGACATAGCTATCACGCCACCTAACAGGGCGCCACCCCTCAGCACACGCATGAGACCATtctaaacatgcacacatgcatagacATGCATAGCAACACACCTaattctggttttgttttctcttttgcatAATCTTGGATGGTTTTTGCctcattttataaaatgtgatgtgaataaagttgttgtttttttccaaagtCTGTGTCCCTTTCTGTGTGATGGTGTGAGATGGTTGAAATTGCAGTTTAAACTCCCCATTATTAGATGGTCCAAATCCCACAAACAAACACCCAACAACGATACAAAGTGTAATTAGACTTTTAAAGCTAATAAACCGCAGCATGACAAGCAAGCCCTCAGAAAACTACTAGTTGGAGCAAGGCAATGTTGCACAAATGCTCTCCTGTTTCATTGATGGATTGATGTACACTGCCCGTGgtcattaatttaaattttattttgatagttgCAACAGGAAGTTGTTGGCGGCGCACGCGCAATGCAGCAGTGACAGCTAGcagaaaaatatcaaagatAGCCAACTGTTAGCTGAAGAAAGCAGCCGTTTGCACTCAAAATACACGTTGAAATGTTTCGGAGAAAACTGACAGCTCTAGATTATCACAATCCCGATGGATTTGACTGCAAAGGTAAGAAAAACTCGTCAAATAGCCGTTGAACTGGGTTGGTGAGTGTAACGTGGAGCCGGCTAACGTGTATGTACGTAACACAAGTGCTATCACTGTAAGGAGACAACGAAATACCAAACTCTGATGGTAAGACAGAAGTTTCATGAGGCGTTTTTCCGGCAAACATATATATTTGTCAGAACAcgatgtaaataaaaatatagtCTTTTAATACACCACACTTTTATTCGGCATAGCTAATTCTAATGCTCTCACTACACAAAGTCCCCCGTGTTCACAATTTTATTCTAGCAAAaagtaaataatttattttgtacCCTGATAATAGCAGTCAGTATATAACATTATGCCAAAGTACATTTTAATCCGTATATATTCATACGAATTTCGGCCTCGTTCCTGGGCTGTTAATATCAATTTACCACTGATAAAGCCATGAATTGAAATGCTAGCTACCCCGGGTGCAATGTAAACTATTTTGGTCCTGTAATAAGATAAATGATTCAGCAGACGTTACTGAGAGTCAGTAGGCTAAAGCTAGCATGTTGCTTATTCCTACATAGAAGGCtgactcatttatttatttagttgaCTCCATTATTCGACGTCATTACTTCATGTAGTTGCTGGTATGTTGACATTTGTTCAGTGATTTACAAATGAGCACCTGCCCCCCCTCTTGGTTCAGATGAGACCCAGTTTAGGAACTGCATTGTGTGGCTGGAGGACCAGAAGATTCGACACTACAAGATCGAGGACAGAGGCAACCTGAGGAACATCCCCAGCTCAGACTGGCCCAAAGCCTACCAGAAGGTGAGACCATCAGCATACTGCCAGGCACTCTGAAATATGGTTTCAGTTCAAGAAAATACCACCTTAAACCTGACATAGACTGTATGTAGAATCTTATCTTGGCTGCTACCAGAGAACTTTAATGTCATTGCTGTACAGATCAGTAATGTTTTATAATGTGTGTATGCCCTTCTGTTGCCTTTGTGCAGTACCTGCAGGATGTCAACTGTCCATTTGGAGTTCAGGAGAGGCAGGAGGCTGTAGACTGGTTACTGGGTCTGGCTGTACGCTATGAATATGGAGACAATGGTAAGAACatagaaaaacatgttgtgCCTATCTTCTCAAATATTCATCTTTCATTTGACATGGTTATAACCCACAGATAAATGCAACTAATAATAGGTTGCAAGCAGACGTTGCTTCACTCTCAGGTGTTACAAGACAAAAATGCTGGAAACCTCTGCTATAGACTGATAACTGTAAGAATGTGTAATACATGCCTCTGTACCACTGTTGAAGTACTGATGAACACCAGTAGATGGAGACATTATAAAAGGAACCAGTGATGCCAGCTGACCAGTCGTCTTTTTTGGTTCACAGTCAAATGTTCTCAGAATTTTTGTTAGTGTTGGAACTCCATAGCCCCATGACATAGCCTTCAGAAGATAAAAACCTGAAGAATTACCTGTAATCTGACATTTTGGTTGTGTTCTGTTGTCTCTCCTCAGTGGAGAAGTATAAGAACTGCCAGCCACTGGCAGCCTCCGGTAACAGTGACAAAACAGCTGACCCTCTGGTCAACCTCGACAGTAAGCAGAAACACTTTATCTGCCCCTCTGCCTTCCCCAACACCTCACTTTCTCacattcctccctctctcttttagTTTTTCGTTACTTACTTCCTTCCTCCTTCTGAATGAAATcatcacttgtttgtttttcaggtaaTTCACCAGATTTCAAAGCAGGAGTGATGGCTCTGGCCAACATCCTCAAAATACAACGCCATGACGACTACCTGGTCATGCTAAAGGTGAGACTGCACTGTATGCTGTTTCTGtgtattaaaatatttctgttaaatgtttttaaacaaagaattttatttatatgtcgTAGCTTCATGACGTTTTACGATCCTTTAGATTTTAGTGCTGTGGTAATCTGTGCTGATTGTAATGCTACAGCAAAGACTCTTGAGCAGCTGTTTTGTCAGAAatacagcagaggaggagctggtgtatctgtttacagcacagccaaacaaacattgttttatttaaaaaagtcaGTCAataacagtaaacagtgaggcTGATATCTATGAGATCTAATTACCATTAAAGTTGAATTACATGCAGAGTTTGTGGTGAATTCCTCTTGTGTTAATCAGCAATTTGAATCCAGCATGGGAATGCTGGACTCTGCCACTAATAAAGAAAATTACCTCATAGAGAGGTAATTACAGCATACAATGAATGACTACTGTAGGAAAAATGCTATTCTATAATAGCCTTAAGGATAACAACTTTATAAATTTAGATGAAATCTATCATAttaatttgtctgtgtttttgtgtttacctGACAGGCCATTCGTATTCTGATCCAAGAGAGACTTTCTCCAGACGCCATCTCTAAAGCCAGCCAAAACAGAGAGGTAAACTTAAGATGCATATAATATTAGTCAAGAACGATGTTTAGATATCCACATTTTTACTTATACACATCTCTGAaggtgtttttgatgtttttgatttaaCAAGGAAAAAGTGTTTATAATATGAGAGTGTCTCTTGGTTTGACTGCAGTCTCAGtcatgtgtatttttctttccagGGAGTTCCAGTAGCTTTAGACAAACACATCTTGGGTTTCGACACTGGAGGTGAAGACTGCTTTTATAACATCATGAAATACAACGTACAAGAACTGCAAATTGattttgaagtgtttgtttGGATATGTTGACATGAGGTGGTATATCAGTGCATGGACATCCACTCAGGCAGGCAGCTCTGTGTGAGTGCGGTGTGGAGCAGCATTAACACATGTATCCAATAAAACTTAATAATCTatgagaaattaaaacaaatgtccctctctctcttgtcagATGCGACTCTGAATGAAGCGGCTCAGATCCTGCGCCTGCTGCACATCGAGGAGCTGAGGGAGCTCCAGACCAAGATCAACGAGGCCATCGTAGCTGTTCAGGCCATCATCGCTGACCCCAAGACAGACCACAGGCTGGGCAAGGTCGGCAGATGAGAGCGAGGGTGGAGAAGGACactggaggaggggagggactGAACCACAGGAGTTtgaatttgattgatttttgggaagaaaaaagccttttttgtttgtttgagatgAACAGAATgagtttgtatttttctctgttgcatGAGTCACGGATCAGATTGGGAATTGGGAGCAAATATAAGCCAATGCTTGTCAGATGctgtctttcatttttgtacagCAACAAGGATAAGTTGACACAGTTAGTATTGAAGTCCTCACATCCACGAAGATGTTAAATCGTTAATCTTTTCAGAGACTGAGGTTGAACCTTCTGATCATCCCCTGGCTGCTGTCATCTCTCCCTCAATAGAAACCACAGAGAAgctgaaatattcaaactgacAGGTTATATTTGTAGCTTTTGTTTCtggagaaaacatgttttttgcagATGGTAGAAAAGGTTATTTTGAGGTGGTTTTCACTGAGGCTGTGTGGAAAAACCTATAAATATAGCTGAGCAGAGTTGGGCTCCTGTGCTTCCTGTGTGCTGGTCGTGATAATCTTCCTCCATTAGGCAccttaaaacaaaaaccagataagtaaacacaacaacctccaaaaaaatctgtcaagtaccaaatcacattttattgttataaaTATCACATCttataaaaagataaagattttaaaagtagtagtaataaaaatatttagcaAAAAAAGAATGTAATGTCATTTCATCATGTGTGAAATACAGATTATTAGTGCAGAGAAATGTGGCAGTGGCTGTGATCTGACTGTGGCACACAGGGCTGAGGGAAACAGATTACTCAAATAATCAGATTACAGTAATCCGATCATACTAACTGTTCCCACTTaacatattttagttttagtaaaacagtttctctgtgtttctgatcAGGTAATGAAAAATCAGTGCTGAGGCTTTTAACTTCAGTCAGCTCAGTTGTAAatcttgctgagagttagatggaAACATCACTGATACTCCTACATCTGTGCTCTAAATATGAAGCcttcatctaactcttggtaTGAAAGTGAAAAGCTGTATTTCCCAAAAAGTCTTACTGTTCCTTGAGTCTGTGTTTAACCAAAAACcactgatgaaacactgaatttaaaagCCACTCTGACCAGCtgaccaaaaagaaaacaacagaactTTGGCTCAAACAGTTCAAATCATTTGTCTTTGGctttaaaaaacaggaaacctttactcatacattttaaaatctggtTTCATTGTTCTGTAGCTTTAATTGGTAGAAAACAACTCAACTCACGTACAAAAatacagtagaaaaaaaacaactaaaaatgaggtataaaacaaatttacaaaacatttattttggggTTATATCTTTAAGGTGAGATAATGGGGTTAGGgtttgtttgggggggggggtataaaTTTGCTCTGACGGTCAGTCTGGCCACAGGAAGCCATCTTGCTCCCTGCTAACATCCTTTCCTCTGAGGGACACAGGAGAGGACTCAGTGTGGTCCTGCCCTCTGTTCACAAATCACCCCAGAATTTTAGCACCAAAGGACTCTGCAGCTGCCAGTCCGACGTTAGTGGCTCCCTGTGACACAGAAATCACACATTTAAAGGATAACATTTTtaccactgacacacatttaACTTTCTAGTAGAGGTACAAACCTGTCTTTTCTCTAAGGTTAAAGATCCAGGTGGAAATGAAGATTTAAAGGTCTAattttctcttcctgtgtgaATCCAAATGTGACAGGATGAAAGCTTTATCTGCAGTGACCtaatgacagaacaaacaaaccCTCCATCCTGAACAAAGCCCTGCACTTAACAACTCATGGCGACTGAGAGTTCTCTCGTaaagagcatgtgtgtgtgttcatgcatttaACAATAACAGCTTTTAAGCCTCTTACAACCAGCTCCCAAACCCTTAACAAGTGTGTTTTAGAGCTGTCATCATGGTCAGAATTACACCACACATCCACATCTTTGAAGCAAGCGGCTGTTATTTAAGTCTGAGGTGTTACACACAGACGTGACATTTACGGCAACACACACTAGTGACAGTCATCACTGTGACCGTTTCCAGAGTCAGATGAACAAACTGAATTGTGCGCTCAAACCTCTCCATCATGACCAGATTTCACACTCTGCACATGTGTGTGGCTTCGACAGCGACATCTGCCAAGGTGCTACTTTAAGGATTATCCTGTGTTTAGAGGCCTACTTTGTTCTTTAGAGGCGTTTAATGCAAGGCTTTGAAAAGCCATCTGCAGACatcaacacatcacacacacacaaaatgcaggTACAGGCTAACAGCTGTGTAATCATTGTACTTTGGTCTCATGTAGGCACACACAGGTTGAGGGTTGAGGGTTGTAACTTTATAATCATTGTTCTTATGATTTTTTCATTGGTGTACATCAGGTCAGGTATAGATAAAGATATGGGGCTGTCAGGGTTCAGAGTGATGGAACATGAACTCGGGTTTCACCAGACAACAAAGGGTACATTcataatgactgaaaataatagTCTTTGTTAATCTTCAGAGTCCACTGACACATGGAGATTCACACAACAATACTGTGTTTAATCAGGGCGACAATATGTCCAATGATCTTGTAATTACTGTATTTACTTTAGATATAAACTATTCACATTTGATATCTAATTTGTGGTTTACAATTGTGTATTTAGTGGGAGTATATACAAACTATGGTATCTATTATTGTTAAGGAAAACAAACGTAAAGATCCAGTCTGGATATGTTTTAAGAGATGTATAAAAATACTCTCCTCTGAATAATAATTTACGTCTTTCCACAAACACGTTCAATTACCACAttaaaaattcttaaaatgaCATCTACAACATCGAAGAATCCAAAATCTCATATGCATCTGCAACACTTCAAACTCACCTGTAACCCTTAAAACCCAAAATTAAagaaagagtgtgtgcatgagagagaaagagaaaaagacacacagaaaaaacacattaaatcagGAATAAATCAAACTATCCATCCTATCTTACCTGATAGACACTGGGTGGTTGCTATGGCGATGCCGTAAAGGTGAGAACGTTGATCGGGCAGGTATTCGTCGGTGAACTGACTGCTGTCTTTGCTCACTGCGATCACACCATCCCTGTGaggtggaggacagagagagatcaTGTCATGAATAAAGAAGACAGGGCTGTAAAAGACCAgactgcagtaaaataaaaaacaaacaagatgaatAAAGATGGCtacctcctccagtctgtgtaaTAGAAGTGGTTCCTGTAGTAAACCATGCTGAATGGGTAGTTGAGGCTGGGGTGGATCACTCTTCGACCTGAACCATCTGGAAATATACACTCTAAACGCTTTGTACCTGAAGTAAAGAGACATACGGGTCAGTGTGATCTTTAACAGACTGTTTAGACACAGAGTAGACTGTTGGACCTCACAGTGCATGTTCTAACTGAAGTTTTTAGTTAGATATGTTAAGCAGAGATTAAGCAAGATTTTCATGTAAACATATGTTAGTCTTTCAACAtgcagaggaggttaaactACTTTTTTTGCCCTGGAGATCATTTGCTCAGGTTGTGTACAGACCcagtaatgtaaataaataacactaGACCACCTGTATGTAGCCTGACAGATGAAATTCAGGGCAAAAAAGTCACTTAAGACAATAAGAGGATTCTGTCTAGAGAGATTTCAGTGAGTAAATCAGAACAAGTTGACCAGCAGTCATGTTTAaagtagtaacagtagtagttgTAGAAGTAGTGTCTACCTGCATCAGCCCAGCAGATTTGTCCAGATGAAGAGTCATACGTGAGAGCGTTTGGCAAACCAATCCCATCAGACACCACCACCCTGCGGTTCTGACCGTCCACTGATGAACACTCGATCTTAGGAGCCTCTCTGTTCCAGTCTGTCCAGTACAGAGTGCTGCAGGGACAGACAGGGAAGAGGGGTTATATAACTTATTACACTCACATTACAACCTGCAAATGATTTCTATCATACAGGCTGGATTAGCACTGTATTAATCTCTTTAGAGTGGGCAAGTCAACCTGTTAGACTGAGTGTTTTCACAGGGTTGTTTTGGTGCTGAATGCAGGGATCTGGCTAATATAATGAGACAAGGGGAAAACCactcacaagcacacacacacatacacacacagtgggtaCATAAGTGTACAAGAGCACAGAACTCAAGGGAGCAACTGTCTCATAATGATGAGGTCACGGTCAGGTTATTCTGAGCAACGTGCAACCTTTGACCTCAGCTCCTCTGGTGCATTTTCTGGGGGTATTTCATCATAAAATATGGCTCACACCAGCTCACACATATTTTCCAGTTTGGAATAAACTTTGTGGTTCTCATGGACGTGTTTCTGTGGTGAAtcaaatcatattttattatttcaaacatttcaaaagcCGCAAAACTTGCTCGGCAGGATGATAACAAAGCTtcagggagagtgtgtgtgggctgcTTATGACGCCACGCTGCTTTTCATCTTGTGGATGATGGTGTACATGTGGGCAGTCCGCTGGGAACTACAGGTAATACACACCACATGAGCAATCAACgtatgcacacacgcacgccatgtgtttatgagtgtgtgttaatcAAGTGGATGAAGGTATGGGTGAGCAGATGTTGGTGTATGAGACACATGTACATGCTTttataatgtgtatttttctgtgtatgtgtgtgtgtgagggaaacGTGCAGGCTCAGAAATCACAGAGCACATGCTTAATCATAAGTGTACCCGTGTGAAGCAGTAATTACCTTTAGGACTTGGCTTGttgtcagaacacacacacacacacgtacttGGCCTTGAGTCAGAAACTAAACTTTAAACTGTCAAACCAATAatgtgaaacacacatttaaagttttatgaTTTGGGTTATTGCTGCTATGTTTAATCATTTGTATCAaccacattaacacacacacacacacacacacacacacacacacacacacacacacacacacacacacacacacacacactctctctctctgtctctctctcacacataaacatacacatgcacacacacaccagctgttgATTATGTGATTAGTTGCAATGATAAAAAGCAGATGTTATTCCTGGAGAGCTGACCAATGAAGGCCTTATGCTTTCACCACAtatatatgtgcgtgtgtgcatgtgtgtgtgtgtgtgtgactgtccaGGATTAATAGCATCCAGTAAATCCAGTCCAGTTTTCTTGGCTCTGTTTGGTTGCAACACCCACAGAGAGAGCACTAAATGTCACTTATATGACCGAATTATCAAACACACATTACTAAAGGGACGCTCCACCCTAAAACCCAAAGCCCATCGATTTTCCTGGGATCATCTGTCTCACACTGATGAAGTCATGTTTAGGTCACAGTCTCTCAAGTTTAGAAACCAGACTCAACAAGAACCCTTTCTGCAAAATGCCTTTAAAACATAATCTTCACTGTACTAATGAATTAGTTACAGGCCTTGTTGACTCAGCCTGTGTGAGGACTggtgtgtttgatttcatgGTTGTGCTAATGGGCTGAAAACCATCTGTGCCCTCTTTTGATATAAAATCACTGTGGATACAGTGAAGGCTGAGTGAGGTATTCTGCCTCAGTGGAGCACCTCCAGGATGTTACACTGGATCGcgaagagtgtgtgtgggcgtgtgtttgtttcttgctCAGGGAAGAGATTTGTAAGTGTTTGCAAATCCAGACTAAACTGCTTCAAGGCTTTTCAAGTGGCAGGTTAAACAAcatcagtgattttttttacttaaaactaaccc
The genomic region above belongs to Lates calcarifer isolate ASB-BC8 unplaced genomic scaffold, TLL_Latcal_v3 _unitig_1245_quiver_1679, whole genome shotgun sequence and contains:
- the LOC108887611 gene encoding histone deacetylase complex subunit SAP18, with the translated sequence MALESRITQEEIKKEPEKPIDREKTCPLLLRVFTTNSGRHHRVDEFARGNVPSSELQIYTWMDATLKELTSLVKEVYPEARKKGTHFSFAIVYPDPRGKAYRLKDIGSTVSGRKGTDDSMTLQSQRFQIGDYLDIAITPPNRAPPLSTRMRPF
- the LOC108887609 gene encoding RNA transcription, translation and transport factor protein, whose amino-acid sequence is MFRRKLTALDYHNPDGFDCKDETQFRNCIVWLEDQKIRHYKIEDRGNLRNIPSSDWPKAYQKYLQDVNCPFGVQERQEAVDWLLGLAVRYEYGDNVEKYKNCQPLAASGNSDKTADPLVNLDSNSPDFKAGVMALANILKIQRHDDYLVMLKAIRILIQERLSPDAISKASQNREGVPVALDKHILGFDTGDATLNEAAQILRLLHIEELRELQTKINEAIVAVQAIIADPKTDHRLGKVGR